In the Athene noctua chromosome 25, bAthNoc1.hap1.1, whole genome shotgun sequence genome, one interval contains:
- the MRPL45 gene encoding large ribosomal subunit protein mL45 isoform X3: MAAAMRAGLGRLGLGSVLRPAGAAPACLLVPVRTKKRFSVPEWARELTPEQKEKRLRSLGTVFPEEHIERDFYLACTAGIMDPYVPPEGDARMSSLSKDGLKQKMEKLKQTATSQLALRKVKDHVPDFSTKTFPEKAQEIFIEAHNCLTNFNKQKLHSLVTERCYPEMVRGNRYKTIRWSFLESLEPPRVVHVRCDSIVNRGNLYGQVTVRMHTRQTLAIYDRFGRLMYGGEQVPKDVLEYVVFERYLVNPYGTWRMHGKIVPEWAPPKDPVIKTVMIPGPTLNPSQEYEEMK; the protein is encoded by the exons ATGGCGGCCGCCATGAGGGCGGGACTGGGCCGACTGGGCCTCGGG TCAGTGCTCCGgcctgctggagcagctccagccTGTCTTCTTGTCCCAGTGAGAACGAAGAAGCGGTTTTCTGTCCCTGAATGGGCCAGAGAACTGACCCCAGAACAGAAGGAGAAGAGACTCAGGTCTTTGGGGACGGTATTTCCTGAGGAACATATAGAACGGGATTTCTACTTGGCCTGCACAG CTGGTATTATGGACCCATATGTCCCTCCTGAGGGCGATGCCCGCATGAGTTCCCTGTCCAAAGATGGGCTGAAGCAAAAGATGGAGAAGCTGAAGCAGACTGCCACCTCCCAGCTAGC tcTGCGGAAGGTAAAAGATCATGTTCCGGATTTCAGCACTAAAACCTTCCCAGAGAAGGCGCAGGAGATATTTATTGAAGCTCACAACTGCCTGACAAA TTTTAACAAGCAGAAACTTCACTCCCTGGTGACAGAGCGCTGCTACCCA GAAATGGTGCGTGGGAACAGGTACAAGACCATCCGGTGGAGTTTTTTGGAGTCGCTGGAGCCTCCACGAGTGGTTCACGTTCGATGTGACAGCATTGTGAACCGAGGCAACCTGTACGGCCAGGTGACGGTGCGGATGCACACGCGGCAG ACTCTGGCAATCTATGACCGCTTTGGGCGGCTGATGTATGGAGGGGAGCAGGTGCCCAAGGACGTTTTGGAGTACGTGGTGTTTGAGAGGTACTTGGTCAACCCGTACGGCACGTGGAGGATGCACGGCAAGATCGTTCCGGAGTGGGCTCCACCGAAGGACCCCGTTATTAAG ACGGTGATGATTCCTGGCCCAACCTTGAATCCCTCGCAGGAGTATGAAGAAATGAAGTAG
- the MRPL45 gene encoding large ribosomal subunit protein mL45 isoform X1 encodes MAAAMRAGLGRLGLGVRWQTLESVLRPAGAAPACLLVPVRTKKRFSVPEWARELTPEQKEKRLRSLGTVFPEEHIERDFYLACTAGIMDPYVPPEGDARMSSLSKDGLKQKMEKLKQTATSQLALRKVKDHVPDFSTKTFPEKAQEIFIEAHNCLTNFNKQKLHSLVTERCYPEMVRGNRYKTIRWSFLESLEPPRVVHVRCDSIVNRGNLYGQVTVRMHTRQTLAIYDRFGRLMYGGEQVPKDVLEYVVFERYLVNPYGTWRMHGKIVPEWAPPKDPVIKTVMIPGPTLNPSQEYEEMK; translated from the exons ATGGCGGCCGCCATGAGGGCGGGACTGGGCCGACTGGGCCTCGGGGTGCGCTGGCAG ACTCTAGAGTCAGTGCTCCGgcctgctggagcagctccagccTGTCTTCTTGTCCCAGTGAGAACGAAGAAGCGGTTTTCTGTCCCTGAATGGGCCAGAGAACTGACCCCAGAACAGAAGGAGAAGAGACTCAGGTCTTTGGGGACGGTATTTCCTGAGGAACATATAGAACGGGATTTCTACTTGGCCTGCACAG CTGGTATTATGGACCCATATGTCCCTCCTGAGGGCGATGCCCGCATGAGTTCCCTGTCCAAAGATGGGCTGAAGCAAAAGATGGAGAAGCTGAAGCAGACTGCCACCTCCCAGCTAGC tcTGCGGAAGGTAAAAGATCATGTTCCGGATTTCAGCACTAAAACCTTCCCAGAGAAGGCGCAGGAGATATTTATTGAAGCTCACAACTGCCTGACAAA TTTTAACAAGCAGAAACTTCACTCCCTGGTGACAGAGCGCTGCTACCCA GAAATGGTGCGTGGGAACAGGTACAAGACCATCCGGTGGAGTTTTTTGGAGTCGCTGGAGCCTCCACGAGTGGTTCACGTTCGATGTGACAGCATTGTGAACCGAGGCAACCTGTACGGCCAGGTGACGGTGCGGATGCACACGCGGCAG ACTCTGGCAATCTATGACCGCTTTGGGCGGCTGATGTATGGAGGGGAGCAGGTGCCCAAGGACGTTTTGGAGTACGTGGTGTTTGAGAGGTACTTGGTCAACCCGTACGGCACGTGGAGGATGCACGGCAAGATCGTTCCGGAGTGGGCTCCACCGAAGGACCCCGTTATTAAG ACGGTGATGATTCCTGGCCCAACCTTGAATCCCTCGCAGGAGTATGAAGAAATGAAGTAG
- the MRPL45 gene encoding large ribosomal subunit protein mL45 isoform X2 has translation MAAAMRAGLGRLGLGTLESVLRPAGAAPACLLVPVRTKKRFSVPEWARELTPEQKEKRLRSLGTVFPEEHIERDFYLACTAGIMDPYVPPEGDARMSSLSKDGLKQKMEKLKQTATSQLALRKVKDHVPDFSTKTFPEKAQEIFIEAHNCLTNFNKQKLHSLVTERCYPEMVRGNRYKTIRWSFLESLEPPRVVHVRCDSIVNRGNLYGQVTVRMHTRQTLAIYDRFGRLMYGGEQVPKDVLEYVVFERYLVNPYGTWRMHGKIVPEWAPPKDPVIKTVMIPGPTLNPSQEYEEMK, from the exons ATGGCGGCCGCCATGAGGGCGGGACTGGGCCGACTGGGCCTCGGG ACTCTAGAGTCAGTGCTCCGgcctgctggagcagctccagccTGTCTTCTTGTCCCAGTGAGAACGAAGAAGCGGTTTTCTGTCCCTGAATGGGCCAGAGAACTGACCCCAGAACAGAAGGAGAAGAGACTCAGGTCTTTGGGGACGGTATTTCCTGAGGAACATATAGAACGGGATTTCTACTTGGCCTGCACAG CTGGTATTATGGACCCATATGTCCCTCCTGAGGGCGATGCCCGCATGAGTTCCCTGTCCAAAGATGGGCTGAAGCAAAAGATGGAGAAGCTGAAGCAGACTGCCACCTCCCAGCTAGC tcTGCGGAAGGTAAAAGATCATGTTCCGGATTTCAGCACTAAAACCTTCCCAGAGAAGGCGCAGGAGATATTTATTGAAGCTCACAACTGCCTGACAAA TTTTAACAAGCAGAAACTTCACTCCCTGGTGACAGAGCGCTGCTACCCA GAAATGGTGCGTGGGAACAGGTACAAGACCATCCGGTGGAGTTTTTTGGAGTCGCTGGAGCCTCCACGAGTGGTTCACGTTCGATGTGACAGCATTGTGAACCGAGGCAACCTGTACGGCCAGGTGACGGTGCGGATGCACACGCGGCAG ACTCTGGCAATCTATGACCGCTTTGGGCGGCTGATGTATGGAGGGGAGCAGGTGCCCAAGGACGTTTTGGAGTACGTGGTGTTTGAGAGGTACTTGGTCAACCCGTACGGCACGTGGAGGATGCACGGCAAGATCGTTCCGGAGTGGGCTCCACCGAAGGACCCCGTTATTAAG ACGGTGATGATTCCTGGCCCAACCTTGAATCCCTCGCAGGAGTATGAAGAAATGAAGTAG